From a single Candidatus Defluviilinea gracilis genomic region:
- a CDS encoding restriction endonuclease, with translation MNQEEFEQTLDVACKKLTAEANRKTFQKADQFENRVREVLRELFKDDSSISISTEPHPQAFPDIAIGQFGVEVKFTLNDTWRSVANSVLETNRIESVEKVYLVFGKMGGKPEVRWGDYEQSVIHVRTSHVPRFEVELFASRSLFDLMGITYDEFRHLPMEEKMGHIRAYARSRLGEGERLWWLEDTPDAEHTLPIQARLYTSLSVDEKKRLRAEAVLLCPGIVASGRSRNKYDDVVLYLLTYHGVVAHQARDLFSAGSVANPDNDDSGGLYIERALKLIEGEMLEAASRMDDALFVEYWGESVPPEKRIRRWLEKADAIAKDWKPSKKLFLSK, from the coding sequence ATGAATCAAGAAGAATTTGAGCAGACTCTAGATGTTGCCTGCAAAAAACTAACAGCCGAAGCCAACAGGAAAACATTTCAAAAGGCTGATCAATTTGAGAATCGAGTTCGCGAGGTTTTACGCGAGTTGTTCAAAGACGATTCGTCAATCTCAATCAGCACAGAACCTCATCCACAGGCTTTTCCAGATATTGCGATAGGACAATTTGGCGTTGAAGTCAAATTCACTTTAAATGACACATGGCGTAGCGTCGCCAATAGCGTGTTGGAAACCAATCGCATTGAATCGGTCGAGAAGGTTTATTTAGTTTTCGGAAAAATGGGCGGAAAGCCCGAAGTACGTTGGGGGGATTACGAGCAAAGCGTAATTCATGTCCGCACTTCGCATGTGCCGCGCTTTGAAGTTGAACTCTTCGCCAGTCGCTCTCTGTTCGATTTAATGGGGATTACTTACGACGAATTTCGCCATCTCCCAATGGAAGAAAAAATGGGACACATTCGCGCGTACGCGCGCTCGCGTCTCGGCGAAGGAGAAAGATTATGGTGGCTGGAAGATACCCCCGACGCTGAACACACCTTGCCAATTCAAGCCCGCCTTTACACAAGCCTTTCCGTTGATGAGAAAAAACGTCTTCGAGCCGAAGCCGTATTACTCTGTCCAGGCATTGTCGCTTCAGGACGTTCCAGAAACAAATACGATGATGTTGTTCTGTACCTGTTGACATATCACGGAGTTGTCGCTCATCAGGCGCGAGACCTTTTCTCCGCTGGAAGTGTGGCAAATCCAGATAATGACGACTCAGGCGGTCTTTACATCGAACGAGCCTTGAAATTAATCGAGGGTGAAATGCTAGAAGCCGCGTCACGAATGGATGACGCTCTCTTTGTAGAATACTGGGGCGAATCAGTTCCTCCAGAAAAAAGGATCCGCCGCTGGCTTGAAAAAGCGGACGCCATAGCTAAAGATTGGAAGCCTTCTAAAAAATTGTTTTTATCAAAATAA
- a CDS encoding DNA cytosine methyltransferase, whose product MLIEERTISVISLFSGCGGMDLGFSGGFEFLGKDYSQTPFEIIWANDLNSAACRTYKKNIGEHIVEGDIWKMMDEIPLEADVVIGGFPCQDISINGKGLGIEGKRSGLYRAMVEVVSRVRPKIFVAENVKGLLMKHNEKSLQQILTDFRALGYDVTYQLYNAADYGVPQTRERVFIVGTRSDINKFIPPIPVSDEHITSQEAIGDLEAIGLDESFNHIWSFANKSSDQGNRKLKADRPGYTIRAECHGNIQFHYALPRRISMREAARFQSFPDNFIFDSKLRETERQVGNAVPPVLAWHMANAVLDTLLSSEQ is encoded by the coding sequence ATGTTAATCGAAGAACGAACCATCAGCGTTATATCTTTATTCTCTGGGTGCGGGGGAATGGATTTAGGGTTTAGCGGGGGATTCGAGTTTCTTGGAAAAGATTATTCCCAAACGCCTTTTGAAATCATTTGGGCAAACGATCTAAATAGCGCCGCATGCCGCACATACAAGAAAAATATCGGCGAGCATATTGTCGAGGGCGATATTTGGAAGATGATGGATGAAATACCGTTGGAAGCGGACGTTGTGATAGGCGGATTTCCCTGCCAGGATATTTCAATCAACGGAAAAGGCTTGGGGATCGAGGGAAAAAGAAGCGGGCTGTACCGCGCAATGGTTGAAGTCGTGTCGCGAGTTCGTCCGAAAATTTTTGTAGCCGAGAATGTCAAAGGGCTATTGATGAAACACAACGAGAAATCCCTACAGCAAATTTTGACAGACTTTCGCGCGCTTGGCTACGATGTCACCTATCAACTCTACAACGCGGCGGACTATGGCGTTCCTCAAACACGCGAACGGGTCTTTATTGTGGGAACGCGTTCAGACATCAATAAATTTATTCCCCCCATTCCTGTAAGCGATGAACATATTACTTCACAAGAAGCAATCGGGGACCTCGAAGCCATCGGGCTAGACGAGTCATTCAATCATATCTGGAGTTTTGCAAACAAAAGCTCCGATCAAGGCAATCGCAAACTCAAAGCAGACCGACCAGGCTATACCATCCGAGCCGAATGTCACGGAAATATACAATTTCACTACGCCCTCCCGCGTAGAATTTCTATGCGCGAAGCCGCTCGTTTTCAATCGTTTCCAGATAATTTCATTTTCGACTCAAAATTGCGGGAAACAGAACGACAGGTAGGAAATGCCGTTCCTCCAGTGTTGGCATGGCACATGGCAAACGCCGTACTAGACACCTTGCTAAGTAGCGAACAATGA
- the trpE gene encoding anthranilate synthase component I — translation MLLEATAATTQTIIREISADLETPISVYMKLRGEGASFLLESVEGGERIARYSFIGVQPKAQYIIRDTDIEIKDEYGVRNTQYEGDPTLFLQQEMNRFNFKPQTGVPRFIGGMVGYLGYESVRFFEPTLQSRMNRNAIRNTQSAVRSIPDGIFLLADTIIAFDHARRSLSLVANVLDGDVESANRKLDEIESRIHAPLPATQPREIKNSKTTSNMTQGHYEDMVRDAQEHIRAGDIFQVVLSQRFTRETNVEPFDVYRAVRRLNPSPYMFFFDFGLVDDEPLFIVGSSPEMFVRLEGRTASLRPIAGTRPRGADSAADAALAQELLADPKERAEHVMLVDLGRNDLGRVCEYGTVKVSDFFTVEKYSHVMHIVSHVEGKLKPDLTAFDLVRAAFPAGTVSGAPKVRALEIISELEPDARGAYAGAVGYFGFDGNMDTCLALRTMIARGNSFSVQAGAGIVADSNPNTEFQETVNKASAMLKAIEMAEENK, via the coding sequence ATGCTACTCGAAGCAACTGCTGCCACAACCCAAACAATCATCCGCGAAATCAGCGCGGACCTTGAGACGCCCATCAGCGTGTACATGAAACTGCGGGGAGAGGGCGCGTCGTTTTTGCTCGAGTCCGTCGAAGGCGGGGAGCGGATCGCGCGTTACTCGTTCATCGGCGTTCAACCCAAGGCGCAATACATCATCCGCGATACGGACATCGAAATCAAAGATGAATACGGAGTACGCAATACGCAATATGAAGGCGATCCAACATTATTTCTCCAACAAGAAATGAATCGCTTCAACTTCAAGCCTCAAACAGGCGTGCCGCGATTCATCGGCGGGATGGTGGGCTATCTCGGGTACGAGTCCGTTCGGTTTTTTGAACCAACTCTCCAGTCGAGAATGAACCGCAACGCGATACGCAATACGCAATCCGCAGTACGCAGTATCCCCGATGGCATCTTCCTCCTCGCCGACACCATCATCGCGTTCGATCACGCGCGGCGGAGTCTGTCTCTCGTTGCGAACGTCCTCGATGGCGATGTCGAATCCGCAAATCGAAAACTGGATGAGATCGAGTCGCGCATCCATGCGCCGCTTCCTGCAACGCAACCGCGTGAAATAAAAAATTCAAAAACAACTTCGAACATGACGCAGGGACATTACGAAGACATGGTGCGCGACGCGCAGGAGCACATCCGCGCGGGCGATATTTTTCAAGTGGTGCTTTCGCAACGCTTCACGCGCGAAACGAACGTCGAGCCGTTCGATGTCTATCGCGCCGTGCGCCGCCTCAACCCGTCGCCGTACATGTTCTTTTTTGATTTCGGACTCGTGGACGATGAGCCGCTCTTCATTGTCGGATCGTCGCCTGAGATGTTTGTGCGTTTGGAGGGACGAACCGCTTCACTCCGACCGATCGCTGGGACGCGCCCTCGTGGAGCCGACTCTGCCGCCGACGCCGCGCTCGCGCAAGAGTTGCTCGCTGATCCGAAAGAACGCGCCGAACATGTGATGCTCGTGGACTTGGGTCGCAACGACTTGGGACGCGTCTGCGAATATGGTACAGTCAAAGTCTCCGATTTTTTCACCGTTGAAAAATATTCGCACGTCATGCACATCGTCTCGCACGTCGAAGGGAAGTTGAAGCCCGACCTCACCGCGTTCGACCTGGTGCGTGCCGCCTTCCCCGCTGGGACAGTCAGCGGCGCGCCGAAAGTCCGCGCGTTGGAGATCATCTCCGAACTCGAGCCCGACGCGCGCGGCGCGTACGCAGGCGCGGTCGGCTACTTCGGCTTCGACGGCAACATGGACACCTGCCTCGCCCTCCGCACGATGATCGCAAGAGGTAATTCGTTCAGCGTCCAGGCAGGCGCAGGCATCGTCGCGGACTCAAATCCCAACACGGAGTTTCAAGAGACGGTGAATAAAGCAAGCGCGATGTTGAAAGCGATTGAGATGGCAGAAGAAAATAAATGA
- the trpS gene encoding tryptophan--tRNA ligase produces MPTKPRLLTGDRPTGRLHLGHYVGSLENRVRLQHQYESFFIIADLHTLTTKPEPQYIKEIPTFIKETVLDYLAVGIDPDVSTIFVQSAIPETYQLNLLFEMLVTVPRLERMPTLKDMARDANIDSMPFGLLGYPVLQAVDILLPRAQVVPVGRDNQSHVELAREMARRFNNLYGEVFPEPDSIIGDVPLLVGTDGQGKMSKSLSNAIYLSDDAEAVKQKVMNMYTDPKRLRATDPGTVEGNPVFIYHDAFNPSRAEVDDLKERYRAGKVGDVEVKQKLAVAINNFLEPIREKRAYFLAHPLIPSDVLAHGISRMQAEAKATMQLVREKTGLSYSLDLFADQVDIFGEYDN; encoded by the coding sequence ATGCCCACCAAACCCCGCCTCCTCACAGGTGATCGCCCCACAGGACGCCTCCACCTCGGTCACTACGTCGGCTCGCTGGAGAATCGTGTGCGACTGCAACATCAATACGAATCCTTCTTCATCATCGCGGATTTGCACACGCTCACAACGAAACCCGAACCGCAATATATCAAAGAGATTCCAACTTTCATCAAAGAGACCGTGTTGGATTATCTCGCCGTCGGCATCGACCCCGATGTCAGCACAATATTTGTCCAATCGGCGATTCCTGAAACATATCAACTGAATCTGCTCTTCGAGATGCTCGTTACCGTGCCGCGCCTCGAACGGATGCCCACACTCAAAGACATGGCACGCGACGCCAACATCGACTCGATGCCGTTCGGTCTGCTCGGTTATCCCGTGTTGCAAGCCGTGGACATTTTGCTCCCTCGCGCGCAAGTTGTCCCCGTCGGGCGCGACAACCAATCGCACGTTGAACTTGCGCGTGAAATGGCGCGTCGCTTCAACAACCTCTACGGCGAAGTCTTCCCCGAACCCGACTCGATCATCGGCGATGTCCCACTCCTCGTCGGCACAGACGGACAGGGCAAGATGAGCAAGTCCCTCAGCAACGCGATCTATCTTTCCGACGATGCCGAGGCCGTCAAACAAAAAGTGATGAACATGTACACCGATCCGAAGCGTCTCCGCGCCACCGACCCAGGAACAGTCGAAGGCAATCCTGTGTTCATCTATCACGACGCGTTCAATCCCTCCAGAGCCGAAGTGGACGATCTCAAGGAGCGTTATCGCGCTGGCAAAGTCGGCGACGTGGAAGTCAAGCAGAAACTCGCCGTCGCCATCAACAACTTCCTCGAACCGATCCGTGAGAAGCGTGCCTACTTCCTCGCGCATCCCTTAATTCCCAGCGACGTGCTCGCGCATGGCATCAGCCGTATGCAAGCCGAAGCCAAAGCGACCATGCAACTCGTCCGCGAGAAGACAGGCTTGTCCTATTCCCTCGATCTCTTCGCCGATCAAGTGGATATTTTTGGAGAATACGACAACTAA
- the trpD gene encoding anthranilate phosphoribosyltransferase has product MLVLIDNYDSFTYNLVQYFGELGADIRVFRNDQVTMNQLIALNPSHLVISPGPGEPIKDDGISSDAIKYFDGKIPVLGVCLGHQSLGAVFGGEVKRASRLMHGKTSKVTHNGQGIFKGIPSPFEAMRYHSLVVYDPVPSELEVTAITPEEEIMGLKHREHQTYGVQFHPESILTEHGKQLLKNFLDLNPAPAAKGEPSMLKPFIAKAINRADLTDVEAEEAMNVIMTGQATQAQIGAYLVALRMKGETIPEITGSVRAMRANAVKVKLNTNESIYDIVGTGGDGAHTFNISTAAAFVLAGAGKKVAKHGNRAASSQCGSADVLSALGISLELTPEQIAQAIEQIGVGFMFAAKFHPAMKHAVGPRKEIGQRTIFNILGPLTNPAGANIQLTGVFDPKLTEPLAQVLNGLGSKAALVIHGANHLDELNTTGINKISHLKNGEVQTYDLNPNDLGLASSTVQDLRGGTPDEAAVMMKAILSNQLQGARRDAILLNAAAALAAESGDFKSALHEANESLQSGNALNKLNALIEYSKSFAQ; this is encoded by the coding sequence ATGCTAGTTCTAATCGACAACTACGACTCCTTCACCTACAACCTCGTCCAATACTTCGGCGAACTCGGCGCGGACATTCGCGTCTTCCGCAACGATCAGGTGACGATGAACCAACTCATCGCGCTCAATCCGAGTCACCTCGTCATCTCGCCAGGACCAGGCGAACCGATCAAAGACGACGGCATCTCCTCCGACGCCATCAAATACTTCGACGGCAAGATTCCCGTGCTCGGGGTGTGTTTAGGGCATCAGTCGCTGGGAGCAGTTTTCGGCGGGGAAGTGAAGCGGGCGTCCCGTCTCATGCACGGAAAAACATCCAAAGTGACTCACAATGGACAGGGAATCTTCAAAGGCATCCCGTCGCCGTTTGAAGCGATGCGATATCACTCGCTCGTCGTCTACGATCCCGTGCCATCCGAACTCGAAGTGACCGCTATCACGCCCGAAGAAGAAATCATGGGACTCAAACATCGTGAGCATCAAACATACGGCGTGCAGTTTCATCCCGAATCGATTCTCACCGAACATGGCAAGCAATTGCTCAAAAATTTTCTCGATCTGAATCCCGCTCCTGCCGCAAAAGGAGAACCATCCATGCTCAAACCTTTTATTGCTAAAGCCATCAATCGGGCAGACCTCACTGATGTTGAAGCCGAAGAAGCGATGAACGTCATCATGACGGGACAAGCCACGCAAGCGCAGATCGGCGCGTATCTTGTCGCGCTCCGCATGAAGGGCGAGACGATACCTGAGATCACTGGCTCTGTGCGTGCGATGCGCGCCAATGCGGTGAAGGTCAAACTCAACACGAACGAATCAATTTACGACATCGTCGGCACAGGCGGCGACGGAGCGCACACGTTCAACATCTCAACAGCCGCCGCGTTTGTGTTGGCGGGTGCAGGGAAAAAAGTTGCCAAGCATGGCAACCGCGCCGCATCGTCGCAATGCGGAAGCGCCGACGTTCTCTCCGCCCTCGGCATCAGCCTCGAACTCACGCCCGAACAGATCGCGCAAGCCATCGAGCAGATCGGCGTCGGATTTATGTTCGCCGCAAAATTTCATCCCGCCATGAAGCACGCCGTCGGTCCGCGCAAAGAGATCGGTCAGCGCACCATCTTCAACATTCTCGGTCCGCTCACGAATCCCGCTGGCGCAAACATTCAACTCACGGGCGTCTTCGATCCAAAACTCACCGAGCCTCTCGCGCAAGTCCTCAACGGACTCGGTTCCAAAGCCGCCCTCGTCATTCACGGCGCGAATCATCTCGATGAACTCAACACAACGGGCATCAATAAAATCAGTCATTTGAAAAATGGCGAAGTGCAAACATACGACTTGAATCCAAACGATCTGGGTCTTGCATCGTCAACAGTTCAAGACCTGCGCGGCGGCACGCCCGACGAAGCGGCTGTGATGATGAAAGCGATTCTCTCCAATCAATTGCAGGGCGCGCGGCGCGATGCCATCCTCCTCAACGCCGCCGCCGCGCTCGCCGCCGAGTCGGGCGATTTCAAATCCGCATTGCATGAAGCAAACGAATCACTGCAAAGCGGCAACGCCCTCAACAAACTCAACGCCTTGATTGAATATTCAAAAAGTTTTGCGCAATGA
- the trpC gene encoding indole-3-glycerol phosphate synthase TrpC — MSILEKIIEQKKMEIAALDASALRRAVDSSPTPRDFLAALKRRRFSPRPSLIAELKRASPSKGLLAPHLDLFQVADLYTQNGASAISVLTDEKFFMGNLETLRELRTRNLKLETSHVTPLLRKDFILHETQLYESRVNGADAILLIAAALPDDSLFADLHTLALELKLTALVEVHDEAETERALKIPNIQLIGINNRNLATFDVSLETTETLRPMIPPDIAVVAESGIFTAEDVDRLANANVDAILVGEALITSEDIGAKVRELSGMDT, encoded by the coding sequence ATGAGTATTCTCGAAAAAATCATCGAGCAAAAAAAGATGGAGATAGCGGCGCTCGACGCCTCAGCCTTACGCCGCGCCGTCGACTCTTCTCCTACGCCTCGAGATTTTCTCGCCGCACTAAAGCGCCGCCGCTTCTCTCCCCGCCCCAGCCTGATCGCCGAACTCAAGCGCGCCTCGCCCTCCAAGGGACTCCTCGCCCCCCACCTCGACCTCTTCCAAGTGGCAGACCTCTACACCCAAAACGGAGCCTCCGCCATCTCTGTGTTGACCGACGAAAAATTCTTCATGGGCAATCTTGAAACTCTCCGAGAACTCCGCACTCGAAACTTGAAACTTGAAACTTCGCACGTGACACCTCTCTTGAGAAAGGATTTCATCCTCCACGAAACCCAACTCTACGAATCCAGAGTCAACGGCGCAGACGCCATCCTTCTCATCGCCGCCGCCCTGCCCGATGATTCCCTCTTCGCTGATTTACATACTCTCGCTCTTGAATTGAAATTGACAGCATTGGTTGAAGTCCACGATGAAGCCGAGACCGAACGTGCCTTGAAGATTCCCAACATCCAACTCATCGGCATCAACAACCGCAACCTCGCCACCTTCGACGTGTCGCTCGAAACGACCGAAACCCTCCGCCCGATGATTCCCCCCGATATTGCTGTTGTTGCTGAATCTGGAATCTTCACCGCCGAAGATGTTGACCGCCTGGCAAATGCAAATGTGGATGCAATCCTCGTTGGCGAAGCGTTGATTACTTCGGAGGATATTGGCGCGAAAGTGAGAGAACTTTCAGGAATGGACACGTAG
- a CDS encoding phosphoribosylanthranilate isomerase: MTKIKICGIKTLTDALAAIHAGADYLGFNFYSKSPRFVEKQSCAQITAVLKKEHSHIKLVGVFVNSSVEEVKDILATCSLDLAQLHGDETVEMLNELNGKAFKAFRGIPENIIGFVRTESPVFLLDASVKGIYGGSGVTADWNGAAELAKTYPLLLAGGLTPENVAEAVSRVKPWGVDVASGVESAVGAKDAGKMSAFVKAVRVAESK, encoded by the coding sequence ATGACCAAAATCAAAATCTGCGGAATCAAAACATTGACCGATGCCCTCGCCGCCATCCACGCGGGAGCGGATTATTTGGGATTCAACTTCTATTCCAAAAGCCCGCGCTTTGTTGAGAAACAAAGCTGCGCTCAAATCACTGCTGTTTTGAAAAAAGAACATTCGCACATTAAACTTGTTGGCGTGTTTGTCAATTCGTCGGTGGAGGAAGTGAAGGACATTCTCGCAACCTGCTCGCTTGATCTGGCGCAACTTCACGGCGATGAAACGGTTGAGATGTTGAATGAACTCAATGGCAAAGCATTCAAAGCATTTCGTGGAATCCCTGAAAACATAATTGGCTTTGTGAGAACTGAGTCGCCCGTATTCTTGCTGGATGCTTCCGTGAAGGGCATCTACGGCGGGAGCGGAGTCACTGCCGATTGGAACGGCGCGGCGGAGTTGGCGAAGACGTATCCGCTGTTGCTGGCGGGCGGACTCACGCCTGAGAATGTCGCGGAGGCGGTGAGCCGAGTCAAACCCTGGGGCGTGGATGTGGCTTCGGGGGTCGAATCAGCCGTCGGTGCGAAAGACGCGGGGAAGATGTCCGCATTTGTGAAAGCCGTCCGAGTCGCAGAATCCAAATAG
- the trpB gene encoding tryptophan synthase subunit beta produces MTTLLSPKFGKYGGQFVPETLMPALIELEEAFVAAKADAAFQSEFNKLMASFVGRPTPLTYAKRLSEKLGGAQIYLKREDLAHTGAHKINNALGQALLVKRMGKGRIVAETGAGQHGVASATAAALLGLECVVYMGSVDIARQEPNVFRMKLLGAEVRPVNSGTKTLKDAINEAIRDWVTNVRDTHYLLGSALGPHPYPTIVREFQSVIGTEAREQIMMEVGRLPDTVIACVGGGSNAIGVFSGFVDDEQVELIGVEAGGSGIETGKHAARFGDPSKGRVGVIHGTRTYVLQDEDGQIAETHSVSAGLDYAAVGPEHALMRDTERAFYTSATDAEALSAFQMLCHTEGIIPALESSHAVAEVIKRAPKMRKDQVILVNLSGRGDKDLNTVIKEIGV; encoded by the coding sequence ATGACAACACTTTTATCCCCAAAATTTGGAAAGTACGGCGGACAATTCGTCCCCGAAACGTTGATGCCCGCGTTGATCGAGTTGGAAGAGGCGTTCGTGGCGGCGAAAGCGGACGCGGCGTTTCAATCGGAGTTCAACAAATTGATGGCGTCGTTTGTCGGCAGACCTACGCCGTTGACGTATGCAAAACGATTGTCGGAAAAATTGGGCGGCGCGCAAATCTATTTGAAGCGCGAAGATTTGGCGCACACGGGCGCGCATAAAATTAACAACGCGTTGGGACAGGCATTGTTGGTGAAGCGGATGGGGAAGGGACGCATCGTGGCTGAGACAGGCGCGGGGCAACATGGAGTCGCGTCGGCGACGGCGGCGGCGTTGTTGGGATTGGAATGTGTCGTATACATGGGTTCGGTGGACATTGCGCGGCAGGAGCCGAATGTGTTTCGCATGAAGTTGTTGGGCGCGGAAGTGCGACCCGTGAACTCTGGGACAAAAACGTTGAAGGACGCGATCAACGAAGCGATACGCGATTGGGTGACGAATGTGCGCGACACACATTACTTGCTTGGCTCGGCATTGGGACCGCATCCATACCCGACCATCGTGCGTGAGTTTCAATCGGTGATTGGAACGGAAGCGCGAGAACAGATCATGATGGAAGTGGGACGCTTGCCCGATACTGTCATCGCATGTGTCGGCGGCGGCTCGAACGCGATCGGCGTCTTCAGCGGATTCGTGGACGATGAACAGGTCGAGTTGATCGGCGTCGAAGCGGGCGGAAGCGGAATCGAAACAGGCAAGCACGCGGCGCGATTCGGCGACCCGTCGAAGGGGCGCGTGGGAGTCATTCACGGCACGCGCACGTATGTGTTGCAAGATGAAGATGGTCAGATCGCGGAGACTCATTCCGTCTCGGCAGGGTTGGATTATGCGGCGGTCGGACCTGAACACGCGCTGATGCGCGATACCGAACGCGCCTTTTACACATCCGCAACGGATGCGGAAGCGTTGAGCGCATTTCAGATGTTGTGCCATACGGAGGGAATCATCCCCGCGTTGGAGTCGTCTCATGCTGTGGCAGAGGTCATCAAGCGCGCGCCGAAGATGAGGAAGGATCAGGTGATTCTGGTGAATCTTTCGGGGAGAGGGGATAAGGACTTGAATACGGTGATAAAGGAGATTGGAGTTTGA
- a CDS encoding tryptophan synthase subunit alpha has protein sequence MDRIETAFKHKPIFMPYFPLGYPDLDTSIDVIEALANNGADLIEVGLSFSDPLADGPVIQHATQIALEMGITVKKSLEAVKELRQRGVDIPLILMGYYNPMLAYGLERFVHDAVEAGADGFIVPDLPMEEAEEFMSVVGADGSPPLPLIPMLTPTSSSERMEKIARNAKGFIYLVSVTGITGERKTVAEGLSDLIANVRQHTDIPVCVGFGISTPEQAREVGRMADGVIVGTACVRTIGGSESPVDAARELARMFREALRESAG, from the coding sequence ATGGACCGAATCGAAACTGCCTTCAAGCACAAACCGATCTTCATGCCCTACTTCCCGCTGGGTTACCCTGACTTGGACACATCCATTGACGTGATCGAGGCGCTCGCCAATAACGGCGCGGACTTGATCGAGGTGGGGCTGTCGTTCTCTGACCCGCTCGCCGATGGACCCGTGATTCAGCACGCCACACAAATTGCGTTGGAGATGGGAATCACGGTCAAGAAGTCGCTCGAAGCGGTGAAGGAGTTACGTCAACGCGGCGTGGATATTCCGCTGATCTTGATGGGTTACTACAATCCCATGCTGGCGTATGGACTGGAGAGATTCGTCCATGATGCGGTGGAGGCAGGCGCGGATGGATTCATCGTCCCAGATTTGCCGATGGAGGAGGCGGAGGAATTTATGTCCGTTGTAGGGGCGGACGGCAGTCCGCCCCTACCGTTGATTCCCATGCTTACGCCGACCTCATCATCCGAACGTATGGAAAAAATCGCGCGCAATGCAAAAGGATTTATTTATTTAGTTTCGGTGACTGGAATAACAGGAGAAAGAAAAACAGTCGCTGAAGGATTGTCGGATTTAATTGCAAATGTCCGCCAACATACGGATATTCCTGTGTGTGTGGGATTTGGGATCAGCACGCCTGAGCAAGCGCGTGAAGTTGGTCGAATGGCGGATGGAGTCATTGTAGGAACGGCTTGTGTGAGGACAATTGGAGGAAGTGAAAGTCCCGTTGATGCGGCGAGGGAGTTGGCGAGGATGTTTCGGGAGGCTTTGCGTGAATCGGCGGGATGA
- a CDS encoding nuclear transport factor 2 family protein, producing MNTQSRDTDIKAIHEAVEDYYVGWYSANAERMRRCLHEGLAKRAIDLDEAGKQYLLHLTKEIMVDDTSKGGGSDTPAEKQTWTITILDCYEEIATVKVASGEYMEYIHLARQDGQWLIVNVLFAVRP from the coding sequence ATGAACACTCAATCAAGAGATACGGACATCAAAGCCATCCACGAAGCGGTGGAGGATTATTACGTTGGCTGGTATTCAGCCAATGCCGAACGAATGAGGCGTTGTTTGCATGAAGGGCTGGCAAAACGCGCCATCGATTTGGACGAGGCAGGAAAGCAATATCTGCTCCATCTCACCAAAGAGATCATGGTGGATGACACGTCAAAAGGCGGTGGAAGTGACACGCCCGCCGAGAAACAAACCTGGACAATTACCATTTTGGATTGCTATGAGGAAATCGCAACGGTCAAAGTGGCGTCGGGAGAATATATGGAATACATTCACCTTGCCAGGCAGGATGGTCAATGGCTGATCGTGAATGTACTTTTTGCAGTTCGTCCTTAA